The genomic region agGAACTAATTCTTAAACTGTGTTCCTTAGAACATGAGCTCTTCATGATGCTTCAGAAATGAGTTTTTATGAGCAAATTGAAAACATTCACGCTTCCTCTCAAGATTCACAATGCATACTAACACAATAAAGTTCTGTGGGGTCCTATTGTAAAGCAAATAGCTTCATTTTACCAGAAAAATTTCCAACTCTTTTTACCATGGAATACTTTTTCCCCCTCCATATAGCACCATTAAATTGCTTATGATTTAATAATGCTACTTAAAAAAAGCGAGTTTCATGCTATACTTTTTAGGATGGTCCCATGAAAGAAAATAgtgaaagaaaaggcaaaaggcCCATTTCATTATGGCTTTACACTTATTAGGTATACGATACTGAGCTTTATCAGAGTTACATTTCTACATATGTACAAGTGGATAGTAACACCCTCTCTGATAACTCATTTTTTCCCACAATTCAATATTGATATATATGAATGTTCTTCCCCAATAGTAAAACATTATAGGAATTTCTgtctcttattattatttttaaaaataaaatcaaaatcaaatcaaCCAAAGGAATTAAGTCTCTTGAGATGCTTCCTTACCGCTTTGAAATTTGCTTCATTCCATCAGCCACTTAAGGAAATTCACTAAAGAGAAGGTTAACTTTTTTGCTGAGATGTTGAGTTCCTGCCATAGAAGATAAAGGAGCTCTCCTAGAGAGCTCACCGACTCTCACAGGGTGAAATGGAATGAAAATCCATGAACTTTGTGTTGCACAATATTCCCTGGAGAAGACAAGTAGATGGTATATGATACCGCCATAATGTCCAGATAAAAACATCGAAGTGTCCTTTACATGCTAATATTCAGGAGAAGAGACACTTCTTAGAAATTTATGAGCAAGGTGGAGCAGGATGAGAGAGATATCCTTTGGAAGGATGATACTATGGAATAATCCTAATTCAAGTTCTGCATTAGAAGGCCTGTCTCTTCCTTAACGACAGAAAAATAGATTCTGTTACATACACTCAGAGTCCAGTCTTGCCTGATTTAGTCAGATTGGTTAGTGTCCTTTatgaaatgtctttaaaattaatGGGTCCCAAACAGGAGGAATTTCTCCAGTGGTTTCCCCTTAAACTGAACCCAACTagagaaagaatttgaggaaaatTTCCCAATTTGATCAACTCAGCCAGATTACTGGGCAAGTCTGCTATGTGGTCATTGTAGACAATGACTATCTGGGGAATTCCATGAGGGTATCCTCATTCCTTTCTTGTACCCACCAGGGAACTTTCTGATGTTCTGTTCCAGACAATGTCCCAGTGAACATTGTTGAATGCGCATGTTCATCTCAGCCTAAGCTCATGTAACTTGTGTGATACACTAATTCAGCACCAGCCTTGGCACCTGGGAATCTGGAGTCTAGCTATGGCTCTGCCATGTGTTACCTTGACCCCAAGCAAGTACTGAAGTTCTTACATGGGCTCCTCATCTGGGGTGTGAGGTATGGtagtcaatggacatcttggatccttctagctctaaaattctatgaatgGTGGGTACCTTTTTCTTGAGAAGCAGAAAACTTATGAAGGATTTTTCCATATTCCTTCTGATCTTTGACTTCATTTTGTCttatcttacttatttttgtttcttgatcaAGTTTTTTCTCTGCTGATACTTTTTTAGTCATTAAaaggtgtttgttgttgttgttgttgttgttgtcatagTTACGTTTCCAACTCTGCCTtaccatgtttttcttctttgtttctccctttccacCTCCCTCCAGACATCATGGACTTAAAATCACATACCTTCTTATCATTGCTGCCATTAACTTTTAGCCAGGTTCAGCCTCCttgttttatgtacattatcaataacaaatttttattcaatatgTAACAATACTTATTGAATTCCTGCTGTCAGCCAGGCCCTATTTTCAATGCTTGGGATCTTCAGGGTACAAAGCAGACAACAATTTTGTCCTCATAGAGATTGTGTTCttggaggaaggaagacagatCATAAGCAATAAATAAGAATAAGCACATTGAATAATGTGCTGGAGGGGTGGGTGCTCTAGAAAAGAAGCAGAACAGGGTAAGGACAATAGGAGAGAGAGTGGAGGAAAGCGATGCTGTAGGCAAGTCGGGTGCAGGGGCTACTTACTTGGTGTTCTCGGAAGACCTCTGCGAGGAGTTTAACTCATCTATGAAATGACACGCCAGCCAGGGCAAGAGAAGGGAAAGCACAGGGCAGAGGCGAGTTCACATGAAAAGGTCTTCATTGATGCCAAAATAAGCAAATCAAATTAATCCATAAAACTCCGAAATATCTAGAGTCCATGTGAGTGAAGACAGCTTGCCTTTTGTATTCATGGCAATGGACATTTAAGTCTGTGTGGGTTCTTGTAACTGAACAGGTGGGTAAGTGCTTATGGAGGCTGTCTTCAGacgtgttttccttttttctcccacaCAAATGCATGTATTTGTTCAGATGAACTCATTCCTACGAACATATTTTACACTCTTGAAATAGTTCCATGTAACAGTAGGTTATAAAtgtcccctccttcctttcttcctcctttcctttcctttcctttcctttcctttcctttcctttcctttcctttcctttcctttcctttcctttcctttcctttcctttcctttcctttcctttcctttcctttcctttcctttcctttcctttcctttcctttcctttcctttcctttcctttcctttcctttcctttcctttcctttcctttccttttctttttcctttttttcttccctttccttccctccctccctttctttctcaaaagatttatttattttaaagagagagagagagtgcacgaaaggagggcagaaggagagggagagagagaatcttcaagcagactccccgctgagtgtggagcctgaccagGCCTTGATCCtagagataatgacctgagctaaaatcaggagccactcaggtgctcctaaatgtcttcctttttatttttatttatttatttttaaagattttatttatttatttgtcagagcgagagagagagagagagagagagagagagagaaaacaagcgcacaagcagggggagcagccggcagagggagaaacagggtttCCCGCTTAGCAGgcagcccgacgtggggcttgatcccaggaccccgggatcacgacccgagctgaaggcagacccttaactgactgagccacccaggcgccccagggtcttcctttttaaatgtcatattcaCTCTTATACTTTTTGTGACTACTCAGTAGTATTGATGTTCCACAATTTATTAAACTATTCCCTGATATTGGacatttaatgtgtttttatttttattttttacgaCTTCAGATAAATATATTGCTAACTTAGATGATTTGATTTCTTTAGTCATCCTATACACTTTCTTATTGCCCTGTGCTCCATTTACATGGATATTTTTGTATGATTTAGAAGGTAATTATGATGTATGGTAcacttcatattttttaagaGGATAAATTTCATGTTCTGTTCTTACCATAGTACATTTTTTTAGaactacaataaatatatatatatatttagattttatttatttatttgacagagagagacacagcaaagcgggaacacaagcaaggagagtgggagagggagaagcaggcttccctgggagcagggagcctgatgtggggctcaatcccaggaacccgggagcaggacccgagccgaaggcagacgcttaacaactgagccacccaggcgtccccacaataaatatttttaaagtgcaacGTATCGTTTTAAAACATCAGGAAAAGTTCTATAGAAATCAGCTATGAAAAGTTCATGCATCTTATTTGCCAATGATGGTATCTAATTAACTCAATTATGGTAAACACAATATCAATGATCTTTACAGACTTATTTGCCTTTTATGGGGACTCCTTGATAAAGTCCCAGTTTCTGGAGTTCAGTCGAATCAACCACGACAAGTTTAATACTACATCATCAAGCACACTCCACAGTAATGCAATGACAAACTGGCCCAAGCTTAATATCATGAAATCTGCTGTGGGCTGTAGCTCCAGCGTAGGGGTAATAGCTAATAACGCTAATAATTTCTGAATGATTAATCTATGCCAGGCAATTGTggtaattttacatatataaaaatttacaaatatatatatatatatatacatatttgaaattataaagcTACTTTTAATACCTTGGGGTGACCCCCACAGGAATAAAAAACACTGGGAAGGGGTAACCCCCTCGCCCCCAGGCGTGGCCGAGGGGCAGAGAGGCTACCTGAGGGGAAGGAAGCACAAAAGGGATCCGCTGCAGACTCAGGGCAAAGGGAATGCCATCGGTGCTGGGACCCGTGAGCACTACAGGAGAAAACGCCAGCGTGGTGGGACTGGCTCCAGGCACACAGGCGAAGGCCAAGTGGGTTGGACACGAAGCCACAAAGCTACTTGGGTTCCTCCTTCTCGTTTGCGtttttctgcttctgctgcttGATCTCCGAGTCCCTCCGCTTGCGGGCGGCCGCCCAAAGCCCGTCAGCTCGGCGCTTTCTCTTAACCGAGGCGCTCCGCTTTTTCAGATTCTTCTGGCGGGCGAACTCGCGTTGGCTACCGCGGGTCATGGCCACGGCGGCGGCTCCGGCCTGCCTCCGCTGCGTCCCCTCGTTCTGTCCCCACATTTACAACTATATTAAAACCATGGTATCAAGCGAGACTACTTTAAGAGGTGAGTGAAGTCAGAAAGAAGAAGAccaaggactgagccctgggGAGCACCGACATTTGGGTGTCAGGACAATAAAGAGAATCCAGCCACAGAGAGTGAGGAGGATGCAAATAAGGACAGGGAGGTGTAATGAAGTACCACCCACGTGTTGATCATTGTGAATTTATGATGGTACCAACCACCTTTCTTCTGACCtagatatccaaaatatatttcaaatgcaaCATACCCAAAACACAATTCTTGATTTTCTgcactaaattttattttctcataggaTTCTCAGTTTTAGTAAATGGCATCTCATTATTCCACTTTTATGGGTCAAAAAAATTTGGAGTCATCCTTTACTCCCCTCTTCCACTCACACCCCACATCCAGTCTGTTTAAAATTCTATTGGTTTTACCTTCAAAAGACATCCAAAATATGATGACTTGCCTAGATTGTTACAATAGATGCCTAATAAGATTCTgatcccttcctctttcctctaaaATAGCAGATTTTCTACTCGGCAGGCAGAGTGATTCGCTTAAAATGTAAGCCTGATAATGCTCCACTGTGCTCAAATCTCTTCGGTGACCTAGCATCTTACTTAGGGTAAAATCAAAGTTCTTACTATGGTCTATAAATTGCTCCATGATTTTGACTTTGTGTAATTTCTTATCTTATCTCGTGCCATCTTTTGTCTTATCTCCTACCATACCACCGTCTGTTGCTCTCTGTTTCACCCCGCGTCTCAAGTAACACAGTCTCCTTGCTGTTTGCTTCACTGGGCACTGGGCACTGGGCACTGAGCACTTACAGTTCTGGGAAGAGCATTAGACCATCTTTGATTAAAAATGTGTGGCCTCAGAAGCTGTATTGCCTGGGTTTGATCCCGGGCTATgtctcttactgtttttttttttttttttttttttttttttttaccttggatAGTAATTTAAACTTTccgtgcttcagtttccttatctgtgaattGGGGATAATAATGATATTCCTCTCCTAAGGTTTTGGAAAGGATAAATGAACCAAACCATGTAAGTGATCATGTAGGGTTCGGCtgtcattatcaccatcattttCACTAtcaccctcttcctcctcctcctccatgataaaatgaaacagaaatgaagGTCTAGGACTTGCTAGCATAGCCACAAGACATTTGTAGcttccactttatttattttattattttatttttttaaagattttatttacttacttgagagagagggagagagcacagagggagagggagaagcagaccctcctgctcagcagtgagcccaatgcagggcttgaccccaggaccctgggatcatgacctgagccaaaggcagacacttcacagaCAGAACCAACCCAGGCACCATTGTACCTTCTACTTTCAATCTCTGGATCCACATACTGTATGAAGAAGCTCGTGCGGGACCCCTAAATGGTGAAATaccatgtggagagagagaaaggtgcaACCAACACCCAAAACATCAACAATGTGAATGAAGCCGTCTTAGATAATTCAGCCCCAGCCAAAGTCCCAGCCTAATGCAACTATTGTGACCCTAGCAAACACAGAACACAAGAACCATTGTGTTGAGCCCAGCCAAACCATACCATATAATCGTGAACATTAATAAGTAGTTATTGTTTCAAACAATTAAATTTTGGAGCAGTTTGCTTTATATCAATAATTAATTGGTACTTTAGGTCAGTGGCATGAAACTCCCAGTTTGCCTGTAGGTCTCATGGCTTCAATCTTTACTAACAACTGTAAGTTTTCTCTGCTTCATGTTTATGGAGAACTTAccatagtttttttctttattttaagattttatttatttatttatttccttatttatttattttagagagagagagagaacacacatgtgagcaggggaaaggcagaggcagagggagagagataaacCTTAAGcaaattccctgctgagtgtggagcttgatgtggggctcagtctcaaaaccctgagatcatgacctgagccaaaaccaagagttggatgctactATTTaagcttccccccca from Zalophus californianus isolate mZalCal1 chromosome 11, mZalCal1.pri.v2, whole genome shotgun sequence harbors:
- the LOC113915243 gene encoding small EDRK-rich factor 2-like translates to MTRGSQREFARQKNLKKRSASVKRKRRADGLWAAARKRRDSEIKQQKQKNANEKEEPK